Proteins co-encoded in one Chroococcidiopsis sp. TS-821 genomic window:
- a CDS encoding Uma2 family endonuclease produces the protein MILQKPTKELTITWEPLPDDFVLPDDPVENIQQPLLAAALTDALGAAGYIQPDMLIGSNFGLVATVNKKIVVKAPDWFYVPHVQPVPPEIIRHSYTPHLEGDAVAVVMEFLSQEEGGELSIRSTPPYGKLYFYEQVLQVPTYVTYDPYERSLEVRYLEEDKYVLHRPDANGRYWIPQLELFLGIWYGERLRQTTNWLRWWDVEGNLLLWSAEQAEQERQRAEQERQRAEQERQRAEQERQRADFLAAKLRELGVDPDALN, from the coding sequence ATGATTCTGCAAAAGCCAACAAAAGAACTCACAATCACCTGGGAGCCTCTTCCAGATGACTTTGTGTTACCTGACGATCCTGTGGAGAATATTCAACAACCATTGCTTGCTGCGGCACTTACAGACGCGTTAGGAGCCGCAGGATATATCCAACCGGATATGCTCATCGGCTCAAATTTTGGCTTAGTTGCTACGGTCAATAAAAAAATTGTCGTTAAAGCGCCTGATTGGTTTTACGTGCCTCACGTTCAACCTGTCCCGCCAGAAATCATTCGTCACAGCTATACGCCCCATCTCGAAGGCGATGCAGTAGCTGTTGTCATGGAGTTCCTCTCGCAAGAGGAAGGCGGTGAGTTATCGATCCGCTCAACACCGCCCTATGGCAAGCTTTATTTCTACGAACAGGTTCTGCAAGTACCTACTTATGTCACTTATGACCCGTACGAACGAAGTTTAGAGGTACGATATCTAGAAGAAGACAAGTACGTTTTACATCGACCTGATGCTAATGGACGCTATTGGATTCCGCAATTAGAGTTATTTTTAGGAATTTGGTACGGCGAGCGACTGCGCCAGACAACCAATTGGCTCCGCTGGTGGGATGTAGAAGGTAATCTGCTGTTGTGGAGTGCTGAACAAGCTGAACAAGAGCGACAGCGTGCTGAACAAGAGCGACAGCGTGCTGAACAAGAGCGACAACGTGCCGAACAAGAGCGACAACGTGCTGACTTTTTGGCAGCTAAATTACGTGAATTAGGTGTCGATCCAGACGCGTTAAACTGA